One stretch of Glycine soja cultivar W05 chromosome 7, ASM419377v2, whole genome shotgun sequence DNA includes these proteins:
- the LOC114419566 gene encoding receptor-like protein 7, which translates to MSITLWFFLLPFCLINLSTNIILATGHCLGHQQSLLLQLRNNLIFNSTKSKKLIHWNQSDDCCEWNGVACNQGHVIALDLSQESISGGIENLSSLFKLQSLNLAYNGFHSGIPPEFQKLKNLRYLNLSNAGFEGKIPIEISYLTKLVTLDLSSTVTSQHALKLEMPNIAMLVQNFTEIKVLHLDGIAISAKGKVWSHALSSLTNLQVLSMPSCNLSGPLDSSLAKLQSLSILQLDQNNLASPVPESLGSLSNLTILQLSGCGLNGVFPKIIFQIPSLQVIDVSDNPSLNGSLANFRSQGSLYNFNLSHTNFSGPLPMSIHNLKELSKLDLSNCKFIGTLPYSMSNLTQLVHLDLSFNNFTGPIPSFNRSKALTVLSLNHNRFKGTLPSTHFEGLTNLMSIDLGDNSFDGRIPSSLFRLQSLQHLMLYYNKFDGVLDEFPNASLSSLEMLDLSGNNFEGPIPMSIFQLKRLRLLQLSKNKFNGTIQLGMLGRLQNLSSLDLGHNNLLVDAGIEDDHDASSFPSLKTLWLASCNLREFPDFLRNKSSLLYLDLSSNQIQGTIPNWIWKFNSMVVLNISYNFLTDIEGPLQKLSSNLFKLDLHSNHLQGPAPTFLKNAIYLDYSSNRFSSINSVDIGSHIPFLYFLSLSNNSFQGRIHESFCNISDLRALDLSHNRFNGQIPMCLTSRSSTLRLLNLGGNELNGYISNTLSTSCSLRFLDLSGNLLRGTIPKSLANCHKLQVLNLGNNQLVDRFPCFLKSISSLRVMILRSNKLHGPIGCSNSIGSWETLQIVDLASNNFSGTLPASLLLSWKTLMLDEDKGGQFGHLYFDLYDDFNPMNFITAIVDLNHELQIKLAKIIALEPHLIIDHIISHIFEEGVGVRAYEDSVTIVNKGRQLNLVKILIAFTSLDFSSNNFEGPIPKELMNLTALHALNLSQNSFSGSIPSSIGNLKHLESLDLSINSLGGEIPMELAKLSFLAVMNISYNHLVGKIPTGTQIQTFEADSFIGNEGLCGPPLTPNCDGEGGQGLSPPASETLDSHKGGSIEWNFLSVELGMIFGFGIFIFPLIFWKRWRIWYSKHVDDILCKIVPQLDFVYVHRGGQNYRIMRWKPY; encoded by the coding sequence ATGAGTATAACCTTATGGTTTTTCTTGTTGCCCTTCTGCCTCATAAACTTGAGCACCAACATCATTTTGGCAACTGGTCATTGTCTTGGCCATCAACAATCTTTGTTGCTCCAATTGAGGAACAACCTCATATTCAATTCCACCAAGTCCAAAAAACTGATTCACTGGAACCAAAGTGATGATTGTTGTGAATGGAATGGAGTGGCATGCAACCAAGGCCATGTTATAGCTCTTGACTTGAGCCAAGAATCCATCTCTGGAGGTATTGAAAATTTAAGCAGTCTCTTCAAGTTGCAAAGTTTGAATTTGGCCTATAATGGATTCCATTCTGGGATTCCTCCAGAGTTTCAAAAGCTAAAGAATTTGAGGTATTTGAATTTGTCAAATGCTGGCTTTGAGGGGAAAATTCCAATTGAGATCTCTTACCTGACAAAGTTAGTAACTCTTGATTTGTCTAGCACAGTTACTTCACAACATGCTTTAAAACTTGAGATGCCAAATATTGCAATGCTTGTGCAGAACTTCACAGAAATCAAAGTGCTACATCTGGATGGCATAGCAATATCAGCTAAAGGAAAGGTGTGGAGCCATGCTTTATCTTCACTTACAAACTTGCAAGTCTTAAGCATGCCATCTTGTAATCTCTCTGGTCCTCTTGATTCTTCATTAGCAAAACTACAATCTCTTTCAATACTTCAATTGGACCAGAATAATTTAGCAAGTCCAGTGCCAGAGTCTTTGGGAAGTTTGTCTAATTTGACCATCTTGCAACTTAGTGGCTGTGGATTGAATGGAGTTTTtccaaaaatcatttttcaaataCCATCATTGCAGGTGATTGATGTGTCTGATAATCCAAGTCTTAATGGTTCTCTAGCAAACTTTCGAAGTCAAGGTTCCCTCTATAACTTCAACCTTAGCCACACAAATTTTTCTGGACCTCTGCCAATGTCTATTCACAATTTGAAGGAATTGTCTAAATTAGATCTTTCGAACTGCAAGTTCATAGGGACACTTCCTTATTCAATGTCAAACCTCACCCAACTTGTTCATCTAGATTTGTCATTCAATAACTTTACTGGTCCTATTCCATCATTTAATAGGTCCAAGGCCCTCACAGTTTTATCCCTTAATCATAATAGATTCAAGGGTACACTTCCATCCACCCATTTTGAGGGCCTTACAAATCTCATGAGCATTGATTTAGGAGATAACTCCTTTGATGGAAGAATACCCTCATCTTTATTTAGACTTCAATCTCTTCAGCATCTCATGCtttattacaataaatttgATGGTGTGTTGGACGAATTTCCAAATGCTTCTTTGTCATCATTAGAGATGCTTGATTTGAGTGGCAACAATTTTGAAGGGCCTATTCCCATGTCTATCTTCCAACTCAAACGACTTCGTTTGCTGCAACTTTCCAAAAACAAGTTCAATGGCACCATACAACTTGGTATGCTTGGGAGGCTGCAAAATTTGTCTTCACTGGATCTAGGACACAATAACTTGTTAGTTGATGCAGGCATTGAGGATGACCATGACGCATCATCCTTTCCCAGTTTGAAAACTCTTTGGTTGGCTTCATGCAATTTGAGAGAATTCCCTGACTTTTTGAGAAATAAATCTTCACTACTCTACCTAGACTTATCTAGCAATCAGATTCAAGGAACAATACCCAACTGGATTTGGAAATTTAATTCTATGGTTGTTTTGAATATTTCTTACAACTTTTTGACAGATATTGAAGGGCCTTTACAGAAACTTAGTTCAAATTTGTTCAAACTTGACCTTCACTCAAACCATCTCCAAGGGCCTGCTCCTACTTTTTTGAAAAATGCCATTTACTTGGACTACTCAAGCAATAGATTCAGCTCTATTAACTCAGTTGACATTGGTAGTCACATTCCTTTCTTGTATTTTCTCTCCCTTTCAAACAACAGTTTTCAAGGAAGAATCCATGAATCCTTTTGTAACATTTCAGATCTTCGAGCACTTGACCTTTCCCATAACAGATTCAATGGTCAGATCCCTATGTGTTTGACAAGTAGAAGTAGCACTCTCAGGCTACTAAATCTTGGTGGAAATGAGCTCAATGGATATATTTCAAATACATTATCAACTTCATGTTCTTTGAGGTTTTTGGATCTCAGTGGAAATCTTTTAAGGGGAACCATCCCAAAATCTTTGGCTAATTGCCATAAACTACAAGTTCTAAACCTTGGAAACAATCAACTAGTTGACAGATTTCCATGCTTCTTGAAGAGCATCTCCTCCCTCAGAGTCATGATTTTAAGATCAAACAAATTGCATGGGCCTATTGGATGTTCCAATAGCATTGGCAGTTGGGAGACACTTCAAATTGTTGATTTAGCCTCTAACAATTTCAGTGGTACATTACCAGCATCACTCTTACTGAGTTGGAAAACATTGATGCTTGATGAAGATAAGGGTGGACAATTTGGTCATCTATATTTTGATCTCTATGATGACTTTAATCCTATGAATTTTATAACTGCAATTGTAGATCTCAACCATGAGCTACAAATCAAGTTAGCCAAAATTATAGCATTAGAGCCACATTTAATAATAGACCACATAATCTCTCATATCTTTGAGGAGGGTGTTGGTGTTCGAGCTTATGAGGATTCGGTTACAATTGTCAACAAAGGTAGACAGTTAAATTTGGTTAAAATCCTCATTGCCTTCACGTCTTTGGATTTCTCATCCAACAATTTTGAAGGGCCAATACCAAAAGAGCTTATGAATCTCACAGCACTACATGCTCTTAACTTGTCACAAAATTCTTTCTCAGGTAGCATCCCTTCTTCCATAGGAAATCTAAAACATCTTGAGTCCTTAGACTTGTCAATCAACTCTTTAGGTGGAGAGATTCCTATGGAGCTTGCAAAGTTATCATTTCTTGCTGTCATGAACATctcttataatcatttggtgggGAAAATACCAACAGGTACACAAATTCAGACATTTGAGGCTGATTCATTTATAGGGAATGAAGGGTTATGTGGACCTCCATTGACCCCAAATTGTGATGGTGAAGGAGGGCAAGGGTTGTCACCACCAGCATCTGAAACACTTGATTCTCATAAAGGGGGTTCAATTGAATGGAATTTCTTAAGTGTAGAGTTGGGGATGATTTTTGGTTTTGGAATTTTCATCTTTCCCCTTATTTTTTGGAAGAGATGGAGGATATGGTATTCCAAGCATGTAGATGACATCCTTTGCAAGATCGTCCCTCAGCTTGATTTTGTTTATGTGCATCGTGGGGGACAAAATT